Within Mucilaginibacter inviolabilis, the genomic segment TAGCCTGTTTTGCCATGTTTAAATCGTTATTTTACCTGAGTATTTAAGTAATACTGCTGATCCACAGAAAACCTGCCGCCCCCGCTTATTACAAGTGACAAGGCCAGACCGATCATCAACAGATCAAACTCAAACCCTTCAAAACCTTTTGGGTTTGCACCAAACCAATCCATAAAAAAGCCTGCCTGCCAGTGATGGGTAATAATAATGCCGATAAACAGCGGAATGATCAGCGCCGCGACGATGCGTGTTGCCCAACCCAGTATCAGCAGGATGGAGCCCGCAAACTCAATCATGATTACAATAAAGCCGATAAGCCAGGGCAGGTGTACTACATCTGTAAAGTATTGCATGGTAGGCGAAAAACCCATGCCCCCGAAAAGCCCGAGAAGTTTCTGAGCGCCATGCGGTAATAATATGAGGCCTAGTGTGAGGCGACTGATGGTTGCGGGCCAGTTGCCTGCAGTGCTGAAAATTTTGTTTCTGATATTTTTCATGAAGCAAAATTCGGCAGCTCCGGAATGCTGTCTATGAAACTACATTCATAAATTGCCCTGTTTTTATAATCTTTTGCGGCGGATCCTGCTTAAAAACTGTGGTGTTATACCCAGGTACGATGCGATCAGATATTGCGGTATCCGTTGTTGCAGGGTAGGATAGCGTTGCAGAAAGATGTCGTACCGTTGCTCGGCAGTAAAGCTGATGGCCTCCATCACCCGTGATTGTGAGGCTACGAAGGCATTTTGAAAGAGTATCCTGAAATATCTTTCCATGGTTGGTACCGCTATAAGCAGCTTGTCCAGCGCATGTTTGTCTATTTGTAATACTTCGGTGTCTTCCAGGGCTGATATATACAATGTGGAAGGGTGTCCGGTTAAAAAGCTGTACAGGTCACCAACATACCAGTTTTCGACAGCCAGGAAAGCAATATGCTCGGTGCCCTGCTCATCAAGAGTATACGCTTTCAGGCAACCTTTAACAATAAAACTTTCATACCGGCATATTTCACCGGCCCGTATCAGATATTCATGTTTTTTGATGTGGCTGGTTTTGAAATTTGAAATCACAAGCCCGGCATCGTCGGCAGCAAGATCTGTATGCTGATGGATATGTTTTAACAGGAGATCGCTCATTAAATCAAAAATATTTATCTAAGATAAAATAAGCAGTTTTATACAAAGATATACTGTGGCAAATTACCACTTCGATGTGCCGAAAATTTTTCGTATATTTATACAAATCGGCAGCCCGGTTCTCTTACAAAAAGGGAACCGGGCTGTTTAGTTAAGGCAATACAAGAGCCAAAAAGCCGTAGTTTGCCAGGTTGTTATTTGATAATCAATAAATTAATACTTTTTAAAGTTTTGAAAACGCATCAAAACCGGGCTGTAATTTGTTAAAAAGTGTTAAAATGAGGGTTTTTCGATAGGTTTTTAGCTGTTTTTTCTCTGTTTTTGACCGGAAAAGTGTTAAAATTTAAGGTTTAAAAAGTTTTAAAGTTGATGGTCGCTAAGAAAAAGATGAGGTTAACATTCAGTTTAATTTGTGTTAACAAGATAACAGTTTCTTTGGCGCAAATTAAAACAGAGGCTATATTGCACCGCCGTTTTACATCAACAATTTCCGCATGAATAATTTTACAAAAGCAATTACCATTTTAG encodes:
- a CDS encoding DoxX family protein — protein: MKNIRNKIFSTAGNWPATISRLTLGLILLPHGAQKLLGLFGGMGFSPTMQYFTDVVHLPWLIGFIVIMIEFAGSILLILGWATRIVAALIIPLFIGIIITHHWQAGFFMDWFGANPKGFEGFEFDLLMIGLALSLVISGGGRFSVDQQYYLNTQVK
- a CDS encoding Crp/Fnr family transcriptional regulator; the protein is MSDLLLKHIHQHTDLAADDAGLVISNFKTSHIKKHEYLIRAGEICRYESFIVKGCLKAYTLDEQGTEHIAFLAVENWYVGDLYSFLTGHPSTLYISALEDTEVLQIDKHALDKLLIAVPTMERYFRILFQNAFVASQSRVMEAISFTAEQRYDIFLQRYPTLQQRIPQYLIASYLGITPQFLSRIRRKRL